From Mobula birostris isolate sMobBir1 chromosome 8, sMobBir1.hap1, whole genome shotgun sequence, the proteins below share one genomic window:
- the LOC140201624 gene encoding trypsin-like isoform X2, which produces MKTLLFVAFLGLTAAAPTSDDDKIVGGYECPEHSTPWIVSLNVGYHLCGGSLISENWVVSAAHCYKRRIQVRLGEHDITVAEGTEQFIESEVVLRHPRYDYYTLDYDIMLIKLSQPAALNRNVAAISLPTQCPMAGDECLISGWGNTKDPAVSSGRLQCLKAPILSQRVCQNSYPWRITKDMICIGFLEGGKDSCEGDSGGPVVCDGVLQGVVSWGDGCAERFYPGVYTRVCNFVSWIEKTMAAN; this is translated from the exons CCGCCGCTCCCACCAGCGACGACGACAAAATCGTCGGGGGATACGAGTGTCCTGAACACTCCACCCCCTGGATCGTCTCACTCAACGTCGGCTACCACTTGTGTGGCGGGTCGCTCATCAGCGAGAACTGGGTGGTGTCCGCTGCCCATTGCTACAAGAG ACGTATCCAGGTGCGTTTGGGTGAACACGACATCACGGTTGCGGAAGGGACGGAGCAATTCATCGAATCGGAGGTGGTGCTCCGCCACCCCAGGTACGACTACTACACCCTGGACTACGATATCATGCTGATCAAACTGTCGCAGCCCGCCGCTCTCAACCGCAACGTGGCCGCCATTTCGCTCCCAACGCAGTGCCCAATGGCAGGCGATGAGTGTCTCATCTCCGGCTGGGGCAACACCAAGGACCCAG CCGTCAGTAGTGGCCGGTTACAGTGTCTGAAAGCCCCCATCCTCAGCCAGAGGGTCTGCCAGAATTCGTATCCGTGGAGGATCACCAAGGACATGATATGTATCGGATTCCTGGAGGGAGGCAAGGATTCCTGCGAG GGTGACTCTGGCGGACCAGTGGTGTGTGATGGGGTGCTGCAAGGTGTGGTCTCCTGGGGTGACGGATGCGCCGAGAGGTTTTACCCCGGTGTCTACACTCGCGTCTGCAACTTCGTCTCCTGGATTGAGAAAACGATGGCAGCGAATTAA
- the LOC140201624 gene encoding trypsin-like isoform X3 — translation MKTLLFVAFLGLTGSDDDKIVGGYECPEHSTPWIVSLNVGYHLCGGSLISENWVVSAAHCYKRRIQVRLGEHDITVAEGTEQFIESEVVLRHPRYDYYTLDYDIMLIKLSQPAALNRNVAAISLPTQCPMAGDECLISGWGNTKDPAVSSGRLQCLKAPILSQRVCQNSYPWRITKDMICIGFLEGGKDSCEGDSGGPVVCDGVLQGVVSWGDGCAERFYPGVYTRVCNFVSWIEKTMAAN, via the exons CGACGACGACAAAATCGTCGGGGGATACGAGTGTCCTGAACACTCCACCCCCTGGATCGTCTCACTCAACGTCGGCTACCACTTGTGTGGCGGGTCGCTCATCAGCGAGAACTGGGTGGTGTCCGCTGCCCATTGCTACAAGAG ACGTATCCAGGTGCGTTTGGGTGAACACGACATCACGGTTGCGGAAGGGACGGAGCAATTCATCGAATCGGAGGTGGTGCTCCGCCACCCCAGGTACGACTACTACACCCTGGACTACGATATCATGCTGATCAAACTGTCGCAGCCCGCCGCTCTCAACCGCAACGTGGCCGCCATTTCGCTCCCAACGCAGTGCCCAATGGCAGGCGATGAGTGTCTCATCTCCGGCTGGGGCAACACCAAGGACCCAG CCGTCAGTAGTGGCCGGTTACAGTGTCTGAAAGCCCCCATCCTCAGCCAGAGGGTCTGCCAGAATTCGTATCCGTGGAGGATCACCAAGGACATGATATGTATCGGATTCCTGGAGGGAGGCAAGGATTCCTGCGAG GGTGACTCTGGCGGACCAGTGGTGTGTGATGGGGTGCTGCAAGGTGTGGTCTCCTGGGGTGACGGATGCGCCGAGAGGTTTTACCCCGGTGTCTACACTCGCGTCTGCAACTTCGTCTCCTGGATTGAGAAAACGATGGCAGCGAATTAA
- the LOC140201624 gene encoding trypsin-like isoform X4: MKTLLFVAFLGLTAAAPTSDDDKIVGGYECPEHSTPWIVSLNVGYHLCGGSLISENWVVSAAHCYKRRIQVRLGEHDITVAEGTEQFIESEVVLRHPRYDYYTLDYDIMLIKLSQPAALNRNVAAISLPTQCPMAGDECLISGWGNTKDPGADYSGRLQCLKAPILSQRVCQNSYPWRITKDMICIGFLEGGKDSCEGDSGGPVVCDGVLQGVVSWGDGCAERFYPGVYTRVCNFVSWIEKTMAAN, from the exons CCGCCGCTCCCACCAGCGACGACGACAAAATCGTCGGGGGATACGAGTGTCCTGAACACTCCACCCCCTGGATCGTCTCACTCAACGTCGGCTACCACTTGTGTGGCGGGTCGCTCATCAGCGAGAACTGGGTGGTGTCCGCTGCCCATTGCTACAAGAG ACGTATCCAGGTGCGTTTGGGTGAACACGACATCACGGTTGCGGAAGGGACGGAGCAATTCATCGAATCGGAGGTGGTGCTCCGCCACCCCAGGTACGACTACTACACCCTGGACTACGATATCATGCTGATCAAACTGTCGCAGCCCGCCGCTCTCAACCGCAACGTGGCCGCCATTTCGCTCCCAACGCAGTGCCCAATGGCAGGCGATGAGTGTCTCATCTCCGGCTGGGGCAACACCAAGGACCCAG GGGCTGATTA TAGTGGCCGGTTACAGTGTCTGAAAGCCCCCATCCTCAGCCAGAGGGTCTGCCAGAATTCGTATCCGTGGAGGATCACCAAGGACATGATATGTATCGGATTCCTGGAGGGAGGCAAGGATTCCTGCGAG GGTGACTCTGGCGGACCAGTGGTGTGTGATGGGGTGCTGCAAGGTGTGGTCTCCTGGGGTGACGGATGCGCCGAGAGGTTTTACCCCGGTGTCTACACTCGCGTCTGCAACTTCGTCTCCTGGATTGAGAAAACGATGGCAGCGAATTAA
- the LOC140201624 gene encoding trypsin-like isoform X1 has protein sequence MKTLLFVAFLGLTAAAPTSDDDKIVGGYECPEHSTPWIVSLNVGYHLCGGSLISENWVVSAAHCYKRRIQVRLGEHDITVAEGTEQFIESEVVLRHPRYDYYTLDYDIMLIKLSQPAALNRNVAAISLPTQCPMAGDECLISGWGNTKDPGEDRGEAVSSGRLQCLKAPILSQRVCQNSYPWRITKDMICIGFLEGGKDSCEGDSGGPVVCDGVLQGVVSWGDGCAERFYPGVYTRVCNFVSWIEKTMAAN, from the exons CCGCCGCTCCCACCAGCGACGACGACAAAATCGTCGGGGGATACGAGTGTCCTGAACACTCCACCCCCTGGATCGTCTCACTCAACGTCGGCTACCACTTGTGTGGCGGGTCGCTCATCAGCGAGAACTGGGTGGTGTCCGCTGCCCATTGCTACAAGAG ACGTATCCAGGTGCGTTTGGGTGAACACGACATCACGGTTGCGGAAGGGACGGAGCAATTCATCGAATCGGAGGTGGTGCTCCGCCACCCCAGGTACGACTACTACACCCTGGACTACGATATCATGCTGATCAAACTGTCGCAGCCCGCCGCTCTCAACCGCAACGTGGCCGCCATTTCGCTCCCAACGCAGTGCCCAATGGCAGGCGATGAGTGTCTCATCTCCGGCTGGGGCAACACCAAGGACCCAGGTGAGGATCGGGGAGAGG CCGTCAGTAGTGGCCGGTTACAGTGTCTGAAAGCCCCCATCCTCAGCCAGAGGGTCTGCCAGAATTCGTATCCGTGGAGGATCACCAAGGACATGATATGTATCGGATTCCTGGAGGGAGGCAAGGATTCCTGCGAG GGTGACTCTGGCGGACCAGTGGTGTGTGATGGGGTGCTGCAAGGTGTGGTCTCCTGGGGTGACGGATGCGCCGAGAGGTTTTACCCCGGTGTCTACACTCGCGTCTGCAACTTCGTCTCCTGGATTGAGAAAACGATGGCAGCGAATTAA